One window of the Thermodesulfobacteriota bacterium genome contains the following:
- a CDS encoding ABC transporter ATP-binding protein → MGRNLKLEDLTKRFGALTAVDRVNLEIEEGELVCLVGPSGCGKTTILRMITGFETVTEGRILFEGKVINHLVPQKREFGIVFQSYALFPNMTVEENIAFGLKMRKMSRQAIAQRVDEMLDLVGLRDWKNLYPAQLSGGQQQRVALVRALAPNPQVLLLDEPLSALDAKIRVKLRAEIKRLQQELRKTMIYVTHDQEEALSIADRVVVMEGGQVRQVGRPIEIYKFPNSNFVADFIGTSNFFKGRRIGDVVDTGRWSLKVSPTGGPAQGEVILAIRPEKIEIFRPGDPMLSAIPFNLLPGKIDVITFLGAAVRLVIETGGEEVIADVIEKVFEQKGLRQGEEVLLHFPPESFLIYPEEER, encoded by the coding sequence ATGGGAAGAAACCTCAAGCTGGAAGACCTGACCAAGCGGTTTGGCGCCCTGACCGCGGTGGATCGGGTCAACTTGGAGATCGAGGAAGGAGAGTTGGTTTGCCTCGTCGGTCCGAGTGGGTGTGGGAAGACGACGATCCTGAGGATGATCACGGGGTTCGAAACCGTAACCGAAGGAAGGATCTTGTTCGAGGGAAAAGTGATCAACCACCTCGTCCCCCAGAAGCGGGAGTTCGGCATCGTCTTCCAGTCGTATGCCCTCTTTCCCAACATGACGGTGGAGGAGAACATCGCCTTCGGACTGAAGATGAGAAAGATGAGCCGGCAGGCCATCGCCCAGCGGGTCGACGAGATGCTGGACCTTGTAGGCCTCCGGGACTGGAAAAACCTCTACCCTGCCCAGCTCAGCGGGGGTCAGCAGCAACGGGTGGCCCTGGTCCGGGCCTTGGCACCCAATCCGCAGGTTCTCCTCCTGGACGAACCCCTGAGCGCCCTCGACGCCAAGATCCGGGTCAAGCTGCGAGCCGAGATCAAACGGCTCCAACAGGAGCTCCGGAAGACGATGATCTATGTCACCCACGATCAGGAGGAGGCCCTTTCGATTGCCGATCGCGTGGTCGTGATGGAAGGCGGCCAGGTCCGGCAGGTGGGAAGGCCCATCGAGATTTATAAATTTCCAAATTCCAATTTCGTGGCCGATTTCATCGGGACCTCCAACTTTTTCAAAGGGCGTCGCATCGGTGATGTGGTCGATACCGGAAGATGGAGCTTGAAGGTCAGTCCGACAGGGGGGCCAGCCCAGGGAGAGGTGATCCTGGCCATCCGTCCGGAGAAGATCGAGATCTTCAGGCCCGGCGACCCGATGCTTTCTGCGATCCCCTTTAATCTCCTCCCCGGAAAGATCGACGTGATCACCTTCCTGGGGGCAGCGGTTCGACTCGTGATCGAGACGGGAGGAGAGGAAGTGATCGCCGACGTGATCGAGAAGGTCTTCGAGCAGAAAGGATTGAGGCAGGGGGAGGAGGTGCTTCTCCATTTCCCTCCCGAGTCCTTTCTGATCTATCCAGAGGAAGAGCGGTGA
- a CDS encoding ABC transporter substrate-binding protein — translation MKRIGWIGGAVWIVLTFFIGAGLAQERVVVYTSLETDEVAEYLKLARKELPGLDIHIIRLSTGELGARMLAERANPQADLIWGWAVTNMEDFILKGMLEPYKPRGVEKLEKRFVHPEFQYVGIDMYIAAFCVNTKVLKEKGLPMPRGWNDLLDPRFKGLIAMPNPVASGTGFLQVSSILQMYGAKEGKEDGWEFLKKLDKNIGQYIKSGSRPAKMAAQGEFAVGASFDYVVAEQKKQGFPVEFVFPIEGAGYEVEANALLKGAKNVAAAKKFLDWAISESAMREYAKYKYGVTLPGIPTRPDLPKLSEIRLYPMDFAWQAKHRDEILKKWESLFLR, via the coding sequence ATGAAACGAATCGGGTGGATTGGAGGAGCGGTATGGATCGTCCTGACCTTTTTCATCGGTGCCGGCCTGGCGCAGGAGAGGGTGGTGGTCTACACCTCCCTTGAGACCGATGAGGTGGCCGAGTACCTGAAACTGGCCCGAAAGGAACTCCCCGGCTTGGACATCCACATCATTCGACTCTCCACAGGGGAGTTAGGGGCCAGGATGCTGGCCGAAAGGGCCAACCCCCAGGCCGACCTCATCTGGGGATGGGCCGTAACCAATATGGAGGATTTTATCCTCAAAGGGATGCTGGAACCCTATAAACCCAGGGGGGTCGAGAAGCTGGAGAAGCGATTTGTCCATCCTGAATTTCAATATGTCGGCATCGATATGTACATCGCGGCCTTCTGCGTCAATACGAAGGTCTTGAAGGAGAAGGGGTTGCCCATGCCGCGAGGCTGGAACGACCTGCTCGATCCGAGGTTCAAGGGACTGATCGCCATGCCCAATCCGGTGGCCTCCGGAACGGGATTCCTTCAGGTCTCGAGCATCCTCCAGATGTACGGGGCCAAGGAAGGGAAGGAAGACGGCTGGGAATTTTTGAAAAAACTCGATAAGAATATCGGCCAGTATATCAAGAGCGGTTCGAGACCGGCCAAAATGGCGGCCCAGGGTGAATTCGCGGTGGGCGCTTCCTTCGATTATGTGGTGGCCGAACAGAAGAAGCAGGGCTTTCCGGTCGAGTTCGTCTTCCCGATCGAAGGGGCTGGCTACGAAGTGGAGGCCAACGCCCTGCTCAAAGGGGCCAAAAACGTAGCCGCCGCCAAGAAGTTCTTGGATTGGGCGATCAGCGAAAGCGCCATGAGGGAGTATGCAAAATATAAGTATGGCGTCACCCTTCCGGGAATTCCCACCCGACCCGATCTTCCCAAATTGTCCGAGATCAGACTCTATCCGATGGACTTTGCCTGGCAGGCCAAACACCGGGATGAGATTTTGAAGAAATGGGAGAGCCTCTTCTTGCGATGA